Proteins encoded in a region of the Triticum dicoccoides isolate Atlit2015 ecotype Zavitan chromosome 3A, WEW_v2.0, whole genome shotgun sequence genome:
- the LOC119271037 gene encoding protein NEGATIVE REGULATOR OF RESISTANCE-like — MDVASSTAKRKRSSAEAPAPVGVDDVSDTEVEEFYAILRRMRDASRRLASGGVAAARARAPAPAPRAPAWCPSFSWEDFAPTPPPAPQQQLPADERVAENATPPRRPVPRGLDLNAEPEPEVTPS; from the coding sequence ATGGACGTGGCGAGCAGCACGGCCAAGCGCAAGCGCTCGTCCGCCGAAGCCCCGGCCCCCGTCGGCGTCGACGACGTGTCCGACACCGAGGTCGAGGAGTTCTACGCCATACTCCGCCGCATGCGGGACGCCTCCCGCCGGCTCGCCTCGGGCGGGGTcgccgccgccagggcccgcgCCCCGGCTCCGGCCCCGCGCGCGCCGGCCTGGTGCCCCAGCTTCTCCTGGGAGGACTTCGCCCCGACACCGCCGCCTGCCCCGCAGCAGCAACTGCCCGCAGACGAGCGCGTCGCCGAGAACGCCACGCCGCCGCGGCGGCCCGTCCCCCGCGGCCTCGAcctcaacgccgagccggagccggAGGTCACCCCCTCGTAG